The DNA segment ttttggactacgctgatacgggtgaagtcccataactctgatacgtacccttctgcaagactatcgcctttctctctccacgtcgtctcagcccataatcgtacagctgcattgtcttctactttatcaagaaacctcttttccatgataagctttctatctatactgaacgtgaatcgacacctcttttgaaatgaaaatgccatgcaatcacaaacaaagcaaattagatctatgatttaaagtaaacaataataaataaagcatctattcggtaagcactagggtctgGAATAGCTCTACCTCGGTGGGTTCCTATGGCTcgctatgtgtggtttggttctaaagtaagggtacctgaaccagcagattcctcgatcctcacccattataggctcatatggaccgagttcagttcaggggaatacatttccctatggccatgcggagatgaaaatctcacgaagacataggtacggatgtatcccggaagcaattcactatcccatgcggaggtgaaaacctcacgaaggcgtagtttctcactcccacttaaaaggtgtgaccaacggtcatgcaatggaatgtgcAGAAATATACATCTAAATTCTAAACAAAGcagtaattataaacaaataataaaagccaaaataaaggcaaaaagcaagttttcaattttgacacaaagacaaaaagcaatcaactcgtggcttgactctcttatttaatagtccccagcggagtcgccaagctgttgacaccattttttgaatgaaaacggggtcgacttggatttaaaaaagaatgaaaacgggagtcgccaccaatccttttttgacgaggtgtgatcgggtcacctcaaaaaagtgattgtttttaataaatgatttaattttattaaaacaacgattttggtctacgaaattcagaaaaatgagttcgggagccggttacgcacgaggaaggattagcaccctcgatacgcccaaaattggtacctagttgattaattagtgtcttagtgtcgaaaattaaaaatttgaagagttttaaaaaaaatacgattcttaaaagaaaatctgatatcgtgaattgaaacataagattctcttgttccgaaggaatatcacatccagcacgttaggacacgatactctaaaccatcgaaaccaagatcaccttatagtttaatgaaaccatactttgaagctttaagaggatatttggctatttagtcaaacgagaaatcgaaacccagcacgttagggcacgttttctcgagtttccaaacgcgaaatattgccttatttagaaaaattttccttttggtgtttagtgtcaatgcttgacaaaacaataacgaatacgaaaaggtgagcaaagtaaagtgagtaacaacaatgcaataggcaaaatgaaatgacgaggcgattacataaacaaagcatacaaataaataaatagaactaacatttaaaaaaaagcacaagtgtacacgaataaataaacaaacaccaaataacaatgatgacaataaatacaattatgtaaaaatgtatatgcatatataattttaagccataaaataagaaatgcatataaattatagaatatgaaaacatagataaatatatacatatatgtgtaaaaaataatattataaaaaaaagggtacatatacatgtataaaaaaaataaatgtattaacaatgaatataataagggtaagaaaacaagtatatacacaatatatatgtaacgtggtactaaggacatatatatatatacaatacagtatttaaaataatatttacgtaatacaaaatataatattaaaaggtatatgtacatacgtaatatataaatacatatataatataatgttaaaatatttacataatactaaaatatttaggtaatatatgcgtatattgaaaactagtaataatattaccgaggtatatacaaatatatcaagtatatatacgtattataaatatataaatatataacaaagcataaactaataaaaataataagaataataataatgataacattggaatataaaagaaacaaacataacattaataaaatattaaaataaagtgaaataaaaatattaaatatgagaatatatataggtatacacgtacataataaaaatatatactaatacataataataataatggtatataaaaataacaaggatatttaataaagatataaaaatcaacaaaaaaaggactaaaattgaattaaaaacaaagttgtggggccaatttgaaaggaaaacaaagaaaagggacttaattgtacgcgcgtgaagcgttgggggaccgaaacaacGATTATTCCTTTCCtttaaaacgcagcacattggcggggactaaatcgaaaagcgcgagaaattatagggccaaattgaaaaccataaaaaacttaattgtgaagcatcagaaaagcggaaggactgcgcgcataaatatcccattcaaatgaaaacacgcggatcctctagcgggtcgggtcggatgggtcgggcatggccaaaacgacgtcgttttggggcttaagtgtagcccccaaaacgacgtcgttttggagggctatataaggcctaaactaaccaaaaaaatcatttggggagagggaaagaaaaaaaaagagagagggaagagagaagggagagagaagggaggggaatccggccaggggccggtcaccggacggccaccggaggctcgccggcgccggcgccggccaccgcacgcggtggccggaaaaggtaaaaaaatatttttattttattttttttgttatttgttctTGGTCTTAGAATATATAGATTTTAggtttatattaactttaaaaatgtatagatatgtatatagaaATCGAAAAAAGTAACCTTTTCCGTTTGCCTTTCCTTTTTTTCGAATGCTTGCTATCTCAGTACTgagatctatgtattttttttaaactctaaCTTctgttttttttgtattcaaatgccgaaaaaaacaaacaaaaaaaagaagaagaacccaaagaaaaaaaaaaccccctGTTTCCGTTTTTcatttcgggttttataacccattttacatcctttttctattattctatCCTGTTTTTTGTCTTGATCTTGCAGGGTATGGAGGTGCTGGTAGTGGAGGAGGAgcaggtggccgacatggtggcatggagagctgggcgtggcagacgaggaggccaCGTGAGGCATGCGGCGGCCAgctagggtttgctgctgaattttgctgaaaaatgttttagattttgggccatttgggctttaggattttgatttgtttgggtttaaattttgggTCAGAGTTTGGGTTTGTAAATGGGCTGTtacttttgggtttattatttgagttattttgttggtatgggcccgggcaaaatgggctcgtacaggtaccactagtgattcttcattggcagatgcagagtcagatgaggaagaggtttctacccaagaacctcaacagcaatcagagccaattgcagtcagaaggcagagacgagaaattcagaaacctgctcgtttcactgacatggtagcttatgcacttccagttgttgataatattccatccacttacaccgaagccattcagagtttagagaataatagatggttaggtgcaatggaagaggaaatgcaatctctagagaaaaacaagatgtggaagctggcacaactaccaaaagggaagaaggcgattggttgcaaaattgaagacactattgaagatgtggaatatcgccaaggtggagatttgttgaatattggcaatatcccacattaggaaaagatagaaatggagggggtttggtttgttatatatagaacccctccccctttggttgtattatcccaaaatcttctcctttgtaatatttctagaagaaatattgatttggtagtgtccgaggacgtaagctaaattggccgaacctcgttaaatctctggtattttatttcttatttgtttgcttatatttaatagctttatgttggttatatttatttagttattattgctataaatatctaagtgaattctgtctagttgttgggttttaagcgggaccatttgtgacccctccaatttaactgggaattttcttagtataattattggcataataattatctaaatatttctgataatattgttattaatattatcgtcgcttccgcaacataCGATACATAAAATCAATAAGTAACTAAAAAAAAGTGGCACTGAACTTTTTCCTTGGGTATTTAAATTAACTTCTTCCGTTGCTTAAATATCATCTAACaccaaaatagaattaaattcaaaccataaaatagatgaaaaaaaccTACAGTTCATACACTAATGGTACATAAATTCAAAcccataaattaaaatatttccaaATCCAAAATACTAGTTGGAAAATTGGTCCCCCCACCCCCCCCCCCTCAATCATAATAAGGTAATCAAAGGGTACTTTTCTTTGAATCCATATTCCATACAACAATAGTAATGTTTTGAGAGACTTGAAATTCAAATGAAACATTAGAAAGTGTAGACAAGAAAAAGATGAGTGGATTACAGTTTAAGTTTGACCTAAACAGTTGAAAAAGTATATTTGTGATGCAACGTTCAACTCTATCTTCATAGAATAACCACtgttgaaaaagaaaacaaaaatgttttattctaAATTCCTAATCTGAAAAGAAAAACACTATGAAAAGCAAAGAAATTTAGACATCAGCTGTTGACAttgaaagaggaaaaaaaagaagggacAATAATCAACATGCCAGATAACTTACTTTGACTTCCTATTTTATTCctctaattttttaaatgaatattacATTATGAAACACTACCGATATGGGTAAGTCGAGTGCGTTTTGCGCTAGATAAGGTTAATTCGAACTTTATAATTTTGGGATTGTTTTAGTTTAGAGTCAAATTTATAATTTGGGTTGGTTTGAGCTTGGGACATTTGcaatttaagtttgattttttgagttattttgagtTCGAAATAATGTATAGATAATCTTAAACAATATcacattttttaagaaaaaagctccacattttcttctttcttttgtcCCACTGCACTCAACACAAAGAAGAAACTTCATATTCATTGACTGCAATACCGATTTGCCTTGAAATAcaagaataacaaatcaaatttcAGACCATTTatctatatcatatatattatattaaaaaggaaaattttttctAGTAATTGAGTATAAGAACATCAACAAatacattaaaagaaaaaaaatacccaCCACTATGCATGATTCAACTCCCACCACCACCAAATCCACCATAATCTCCTACTCTATATGCCCCCCTCCAATACCAAAAAAACAATGAAtcctattttgtcttttttttttctttttagaaacAGCTAAACTTACCCACTAATCAATCTTCTTTTGTCTTGTTGGAGACAGAACCTATGGATCTAAATTGACTAATCTGAACAACCCTATAGATATTTTAGCCGTTGGATGGGATGATCTTTATGATGATTCAAGAACTAGCGCCGATGGGACATCTGTGGTGATATTATGGCTATGATTGTGATCACCTTCGTATGTTACAATCAACATCCTTGGATCCTCGACAGCTCTTTCTACATGCTTCCTTGCAGGACAACCTCTGACACTGCTACATTTGTAATAGCCCCTGAAATTTGTTAAAACATATGGGACTGAGTTAAAAAAGCGAACTCAATGAACCAACTCGGTAGTAAGGCAATAATTCAATGTTATAATACAAATACTATTGTATTTTAAATCtctattatgaaaatttaataaattagtcctaaataaaagagtaaattaattatttttattaaaaatttcatcccatacaaatttactctttaatctaaatactaatttatctatttttctaGTAAAAAGAATTTCTAATTCAAAAGTCTCCATGCACTTCCCCGCAAAAAGTcaaattaacaattaattttttgCCAAATAGAATATGATTAATGTTTGTAGTTGAAAACCAAACAAAAAGGCATTCAAtacatacatgaattattgtttgaaAACTTTGGAACCCTTTAGTCaacttcaaaaaaattgaaactttgGTGTAGAATTCACTCTATTAGAATCCATTCGAAATTTAATCGAAAAAACACACCTTGGATGAGGAGAACCTTTGATTGGTTTTTGGCCATATTTTCTCCAAGAATAATCATCGTGAGGAATATCAGCCATTTTGTTGCTAACAGCTGGGACTCTAATGACTCTTTTCACTCTTGATTTCCTACATGAACACATACATAATCAAAATCAAATGAAACCATCAAAGATCACAATCAAAAAGTGAAGAACCAAGCACCAAGGACCAACCTCTTCTTGGAACAATGGCAACGAGCAGAGGATGATGATCCACACTTGAGATTAGCAACATCATCCATGGAATTACACTTCCTTTTTGAAGACAAAGGAGGTTTGCCATGAGAAGAAGGGTTAGTGAATTGAAAACCAATAGAGAAACACGGTTGGTGTTGTATGCTATCAGTATCCCCAGTCAATGAAGACATAACAGAATTCCCAGGCTCTAAAACACCAGTCTTTAAAACATGGCTACTTTTGGTTGGCAAAGGAGGTAACTTATAACTTGGGGTTGAACATAAAGGCTTAAAAGTCGATACTTCTTCATCTTTGCTCACTTGAATCTGTTGTTGTTGTGGGAGATGATTAAGAGGAGCTCGTCTGAACCGAGCATGACCAGTTCTAGGTCGACCCAATAACGAAATAACTTTTTTAAAGGAACTTACAGTCTTATCTGTAACAGCTTGGATTTCCATAGCTGGTTCTGAACTTGAAGGGGCATTAAAACAAACATCTTGCGAGCGAAGCTGTTGACTTTTAGACATCAATCTTATCAGTTCTTCAAAACCTTGAATCCCAGCATTAGCAGCTTCTTTCAAAGCAGTTTCCTCCATTTTGACTGTAAAACTGTTGCCTCCACCGCCAACGCCGCCGTGACCCATCATCAATTCCACCGTCATCTCTGCTCATACGAAAACAAAGAACACCCAGCCCTTTTGAGAAACTCCCAAATAAAAGCAGAGTTTATTATATAGATGAAGCAGAACAAAGAGGGGGAACTGAAATGAATTGAGATTTAATtacgaagaaaaagtgaaagattGATTATGATTTATGATGAAAGAGATTCGAGTTTTCGTCAAAGGGATGCCTTTCTCATTGGGTCACTGACAAGAGATAAGGTCAAAAGGTGGGGATTAGCCGTTTGAAATTGATGACTCTgtaaatttgggattttttttctaaaaaaatatttaatattaatttctcatAAATAAATTCTGATTTCTTTTTAATTGTATTCTAAAAACTGTACCAAGaattgcattttattttctttatttaaaaaataaataaagtattcTATTTACATTGGATGCGTGAGTAAAACAATCTtctgttaaaataataatatcgaCCCAATAAAAGAGTATAggctaaattttataaatatgtaaaagttgatagctaaatatattattatactttatatataaaCACCAAATTTTAACAGATAAATTGTTATGCTAACTCATCTAGTGTGTGTATGATATAAGGAGTTTTGTAGTAATTTTACCTAATTTGTATCGATTTTTGATttcttaatttttcttatttagtcataattttaatttgttgTCCCATCATTTTGGtaacttaataattaatgtaGATATTAAATGCCAATTTAAATTTAACACGAAAGATatttgaaaacattttaaaaacgAAAAAACAGTTACATACAAAATTTGAATATATCgtgttcaaaaataaataaataattttcttaaaatttattgatgttaaatttttttaacaggtTAGATCTAAGTATGGGTTGATTTTACACTTGCCTACAATTTAAATTACGTGTTTTTTTAAGTATTACAAATACAATACAATTATGAACTAATCACAAAATAGGATCAAATTATTACAACACAAGTAGATTAAGAGCTAATACGATTCGGGCTAAAACTGACAACTGGACTAAAACTTTACCATGAGACTCAAAAATTCGTgcaaattattcatttaataatttacgtgttttaattatatttcacgtcacaatcaaaataacatttaatactcAAATCTAACTTTTGCATGCAGTAAGTCTTCCTCTTTACCAATCATGCCAAAACTTCATTAAATAATTTacgtattttaattatattttacgTCACTTTCAAAATAACATTTAGTACTCGAATTTAACTTTTACATGTGGTAGGTCTTGAATCTTCTTCTTTACCAATCGTATCAAACttcatttaataatttatgttaCGTGTTTTAGTTATATTCCACGTCACattcaaaataacatttaatactcgaatttatgattaaattgacaaaaaaaattcatactttaataactcaattataatattttaaaatttaaaaataggattATAAAATTAAACCTTTTATTTGAATCCCATGTGATTGCTAAGGGTGTTCACCGCCTCAAGTATAGCCTATATTTAAATCGAGCTAATCGTGTTTGTTATTCGAACTTTActctattattataattttaaaaaaattaaaccttttatttatttattttaggttggAGTTGGAGACAGTGATTAGAGTTGaccttaaaaacaaaattaataaacaataataaattttaaagttattagtGGGACCCACAATAAAAAGTGGGGCCCCGATCTACTTTTTCACCGGAAACTGGAAACGGCGGTCAATGTGACAAAGTCTCATCCCACAAGTCACATGggattctctttttttttcctcaaaaAAGTGGAACCCTTAGCcattttgatttaatataaacagttcgaatttttttatattttaaattatttcttggggtaaatttaataattaatttttcgtattttattaatttattaagaggtaaatgttaataaaaaattttaaaattattttatactcaaaataaaaattaaactctagactattaattaaaataaaagaaacctatATAGTTTTACTTTAACTCTCGTAATTAATATCAGCCGTTGGATTTAGGTGTCTTTGTTAATCATTTGGTATGATAGCATGCCGTTGAATTTTTCTGATATGACTAGGTTTAGACCTTATAGCCGCTTTAGCTTTTTGATGCTTACAGCTggacattgaaaaaaaaaaacattattctttaaattccacttttttattaattcaataaaaacaacacattgaatatactttttttttataatgatacTTTATGATTTGATTAGGGTAAATATAATGTTTGGACCCTAAATATgacaattaagtttattttaatacatgtattttttttgtcCACTTTAAAATTTGAACTTGATGTTTTGGCCTTTAATGATGTATTAATGTGACATTTTAATATTGTACCatatcatcacttgaaaattaaaaagattatatgaaattttaggtAATGATATGGTAGAATCTCAAAGTGTcatattcaatattttaataatcgtGATGATGATTGAATAGGTCAGgccattagttttttatttaaccaATTCGATTGGTTTGATTGCCaaactaataataatttaaaaaataactaaaaatttgtaaaaattaaccCAATTCAAATgtcaatttttatttcatttttttatttttactaatttcaaacaatttttaaATCAATCGATTCAAACCTTATTTAAAATGAGTGCTAAATGTGTCtagtatataaataaatatttggtaaaTAATGGGAAAACTAAGaatttcattcttttaaaattattatttagtacTAATTATTcaacaattataattaataaaatggaaaaaaagccCATACATTTAGAATTAATTGTTGTTTATAGGAAAGTAGTAggctcttttttttttaggtCAAAGTGTGACATTATAAAGGAAAAAAGATAAAGCAAAACAATCATGATAGCTTGTTTCTAATTGTTCAAACCTTTCATCTTTTtcaacaattaattcaatttatcgtttaaatttatttttagtccttgtacttcaataaaaaaattggatttaaTCTCTagatttaaaagttaaaacttaagtgatattaatttttttgatttgaaaatttcaCTATAACCTTAAAATCGTAAGAACTTTTCATTAAATTTGATCAGTTTAACATGTTGATTATAATGCTATTATTTGATGTGACATATGattgataaaaaatatacatgttaaatcgacaatcttttattaaaactaccaaaatatataataataataggattAAAGGTATTTTTGGACTATAAAGTCACGATATCAAATCCAACATTATATGTGGGAGAGCGTTAGAGTGCACGCCATGTATCATTGTTTATTTATTCTATCAACAATACCAGCGGTACAAATGGATGAAGTTTTTACTAGAAAAGActaattttctctttaatttaacgtacaatgactaatttgctcattttttatagatgagacaattttttttgttaaatttagtttattaCAGTTGTATTCTTTTTGTTATATAGCTactatttgacttttttttttaaatgtcacaccagtaaatttaataaaaaaattcagtcGGTAGCTTTAATAGATAAATTTGTACAAAAACtactaacaaaaataataataagattaagAACTACAAACTATTTAAATTAATAGAAACTAAATCGAACTAAAACCCTtacataataataacaatacatGATAAAACTCGACCACCCATTAATGTGAATATTAAGCATGGATACTTAAAACCCAAAGATtgacaatatttttttattttgaataaaacaataaatttatttatgaaattaatttcaaaaatcaaatgaaagaaaagtctattattaatataaaagttCAAAGTAAAAATATTTGCTTTTGATTacattaacaaagaaaataggcCCAATTTTGAGATTGTCAAAATGGCCCATTCATAAACAGAAGAAGCAGAATTCAAAATTGtcaataaaatgaataaatcagCCAAGGCCTAATAGTCTAGACAAAAGGCCACAATAAATCTttcttttaacctttttttttctcctaaatttgATTTGCAACTaagcaaaatatttaaaattgaattgattcagaggataatgtgtttcaatGCATTCGATGCTCTAATATTTGATGCTCTAATAGTGTAAAATTCTATATACTATCAATGAATCAAATAATGCCATACATTTAGAATTAAGTTAAAGCACACCCAAATAAGAGTTGTAAATGAACTGAGCCTGAACAAACCTTTGTTCaagttcatttgtttatttttgagCTTGTTCATGATCGGTTCATGTTcgttaataatttcaaaattatgtttatgttcatctatttaaaatcatataatttaacatgttcacaaaaaatattcatgaataataataaacaaacaaaaatcagCTTTAAATAATTTGTTAAACAAATACATGAACGAAACACCAAAGGTTGCATTAATATGCTTCATCAACATCGAATGTGGGCATAATTcacttttaatttttgaaattataaattaatataatgataaaattatattttatttttaaaattttttttattcacttCTGGTCCCTTTAAACAACTTTTTGGTCTTGCCCCTTGTGTAAGTGGATATCGCAATGGATAGCTTGGGATAATAACAAATGAGTAAGAGAATACAAGTGAAGACTAAAGATGTATCCTCTACTTTTGGTATCTTATCGTCTTTTATCTACAatttgcatacatgtatatatacattatCAACAAATTATACAAGTGgcataaaatattacaaaaatactACAACGTGACTGTTCAAATGGTTCACTTGTGAGTTGATTCTAGTTGTGTTTTTTAACACTGATGTGAACTGTGTGGACCCAATTAAGCTTAGCTAGAATCTAACATCACATGCAATAACCAGTGACCATGAAGACCCCTAAGTTATATGTTGATGGTATAGCTGATTggaaaagataattagaagttgaATATGGTAGATAGTTAGatattttcacttttaatttggTAGTTAGATTGCTTagctatttttttatacaatatttagaaCTATTCTTAATCCTTTCTGAATctttaaatagaaagataaaacGTATTTAAACACACTAAAACCTATATTCTCTTATATTGACATTAATACCGATACTAACTTAACTAAGACAATGTTAAAGAATCAAAGACATTGGAGGCTTGTAAGTCGTAACAACAATAGTGTAATATTGGGTAATTTACATTTTGGGTCtctaaatttaacatcaattcttGTGTGGGTCgcaatgctttaatttcattaaattatattattgaatttttgttaaaaacaaattaaatcacTTGTGCTAACTTTATCAAATGATTttagggataaatattaaaactatacatgaattttgattcaatgTGCAATGTCACAACTCacatatgaattttgatttggtgccattttgtacatgaaattttgatttgattcaatttttacaaatCACTAACAACATTATCGAGTTAACATCATTTTACGTTGATATATTGTatacataaacaattatattaatcaaatatgaaaataaaagtataaatccgtttttttaaatgtgtacaattgaattaaaatcaaagtttcatacatacatatgaaccacaattcaagtttcatgtttataattgcaccaaatcaaatttaatgtatcaaattacacattggACCAAATgtcatgtataaatttgatattcaTCCCAATAAATTTAGTGTAAAAGTTACCTTAACATCATGGGGAAGACATAAAATTTTTTGgggtgaaattaaattatatatttttataggatttaaaatgcaatttcaccataGTATAGGCACATATCTTTATAGTTTTTAGaaagattaaatgaaaaatttatgatttaaaggagaaattataattttaccttgTGTAAACTTAAAATTCAACAAAGTTTAAAGGAGCTAAAGCTAAAATTTCCCATCCTTCACCTGCTTAACATGCATACTTTGAGTTATTTTTTAAACGGAACGCCTTAAGGCCATCCTTTCATGAcactatctttttcttctttttttcacatAAAAAAGGTTATGGTCAATTTTCATCTTTAATCTCTTTACCTTTTTTGAGATTATATAAGAATGATTAAATTTCGATTTTGATCTCTATatttcactcaaatttaaaatttaatttttatatttaactttTGACATAATTTGTCACCTCGATtcttataatgtcattagttaatctaaatattttattctgattagaatgtttatgtgaatttttaAGGATTGTTAACATCGTTAAAATTCTTTATTACATTCAGGTCCATTACgatgtcattttttatttttggttccaaggataccaagtaagtatctttttaatttcaaaat comes from the Gossypium hirsutum isolate 1008001.06 chromosome A06, Gossypium_hirsutum_v2.1, whole genome shotgun sequence genome and includes:
- the LOC107930620 gene encoding probable WRKY transcription factor 7 (The RefSeq protein has 1 substitution compared to this genomic sequence) encodes the protein MMGHGGVGGGGNSFTVKMEETALKEAANAGIQGFEELIRLMSKSQQLRSQDVCFNAPSSSEPAMEIQAVTDKTVSSFKKVISLLGRPRTGHARFRRAPLNHLPQQQQIQVSKDEEVSTFKPLCSTPSYKLPPLPTKSSHVLKTGVLEPGNSVMSSLTGDTDSIQHQPCFSIGFQFTNPSSHGKPPLSSKRKCNSMDDVANLKCGSSSSARCHCSKKRKSRVKRVIRVPAVSNKMADIPHDDYSWRKYGQKPIKGSPHPRGYYKCSSVRGCPARKHVERAVEDPRMVIVTYEGDHNHSHNITTDVPSALVLESS